A region from the Populus trichocarpa isolate Nisqually-1 chromosome 18, P.trichocarpa_v4.1, whole genome shotgun sequence genome encodes:
- the LOC7490535 gene encoding probable polygalacturonase isoform X2: MVETIASPLASRFNYQRLDLKRCVPAFLSSHKILFTLLWIAAFASVFLWQRNAVRGGFAAFWHGPVRPIPKLRPVAFNLTDFGAVGDGVTLNTEAFERAVSAISKLARRGGGQLNVPPGKWLTAPFNLTSHMTLFLAEDAVILGIQDENYWPLMPPLPSYGYGREHPGPRYGSLIHGQNLRDIVITGHNGTIDGQGQTWWKKYRQKLLNHTRGPLVQIMWSSDIVFMNITLRNSPFWTLHPYDCKNVTIRNVTILAPIFEAPNTDGIDPDSCEDMVIEDCYISVGDDAIAIKSGWDQYGIAYGRPSTNILIRNLVVRSMVSAGISIGSEMSGGVSSVTVENLLVWSSRRAVRIKTAPGRGAYVRNITYRNLTFDDVRVGIVIKTDYNEHPDEGYDPKAVPTLQDISFSGIHGQGVRVPVRIHGSEEIPVRNVTFQDMSVGLTYKKKHIFQCAFVQGRVIGTIFPAPCENLDRYDEQGKLVKLSVSQNITDIDYDF; this comes from the exons atggtaGAGACTATTGCATCTCCACTCGCCAGTCGTTTCAATTACCAGAGGCTTGACCTTAAACGCTGCGTTCCTGCTTTTTTGTCTTCTCACAAAATCCTCTTCACTCTCCTTTGGATCGCTGCCTTCGCTTCCGTCTTTTTATGGCAACGCAATGCCGTCCGTGGTGGTTTTGCCGCTTTCTGGCATGGACCCGTCCGCCCCATCCCCAAACTGCGTCCTGTGGCTTTCAATTTGACCGATTTTGGCGCCGTCGGTGATGGTGTTACTCTAAATACCGAGGCTTTTGAGAGGGCAGTTTCGGCAATTTCGAAATTGGCCAGGAGAGGTGGCGGCCAGCTTAATGTGCCTCCTGGGAAATGGTTAACGGCACCGTTTAATTTGACTAGTCATATGACTCTGTTTCTTGCTGAGGATGCTGTTATACTTGGAATTCAG GATGAGAATTATTGGCCTTTAATGCCTCCATTGCCTTCATATGGGTATGGGAGAGAGCATCCTGGACCTCGGTATGGAAGTTTAATCCACGGTCAAAACCTCAGAGATATTGTTATAACAG GACACAATGGTACCATAGATGGACAGGGTCAAACATGGTGGAAGAAGTATCGCCAAAAGCTTCTCAACCACACTAGGGGTCCCCTTGTGCAGATAATGTGGTCAAGTGACATTGTGTTTATGAACATAACACTACGCAATTCCCCATTTTGGACACTTCATCCATATGACTGCAAGAATGTAACAATTAGGAATGTTACAATTCTGGCTCCCATTTTTGAAGCCCCAAATACTGATGGAATTGATCCTG ATTCATGTGAGGATATGGTAATTGAAGACTGTTACATAAGCGTGGGGGATGATGCAATTGCAATAAAGAGCGGATGGGATCAGTATGGAATTGCATATGGACGACCTTCAACGAATATTCTCATCCGTAATCTTGTAGTTCGCTCTATGGTCAG TGCCGGCATATCAATTGGCAGTGAGATGTCAGGTGGGGTATCAAGTGTTACCGTGGAGAACCTCCTTGTGTGGAGCTCAAGGCGTGCAGTTCGGATCAAGACTGCCCCTGGAAGAGGTGCATATGTTCGAAATATAACCTACAGGAACCTGACATTTGACGATGTAAGAGTTGGAATTGTTATCAAGACAGACTACAATGAACACCCTGATGAGGGTTATGATCCAAAGGCTGTTCCAACACTCCAGGACATAAGCTTCAGTGGAATCCATGGCCAAGGAGTTCGTGTGCCTGTTCGCATACATGGGAGCGAAGAAATTCCAGTTAGGAATGTGACTTTTCAGGATATGTCAGTGGGGTTAACTTACAAGAAAAAGCATATATTCCAGTGCGCCTTTGTTCAAGGTCGTGTTATAGGGACGATCTTCCCTGCTCCATGTGAAAACCTTGATCGATATGATGAGCAAGGAAAGCTGGTTAAGCTCTCTGTCTCCCAGAACATAACAGACATAGATTATGATTTTTGA
- the LOC7490535 gene encoding probable polygalacturonase isoform X3 has translation MVETIASPLASRFNYQRLDLKRCVPAFLSSHKILFTLLWIAAFASVFLWQRNAVRGGFAAFWHGPVRPIPKLRPVAFNLTDFGAVGDGVTLNTEAFERAVSAISKLARRGGGQLNVPPGKWLTAPFNLTSHMTLFLAEDAVILGIQDENYWPLMPPLPSYGYGREHPGPRYGSLIHGQNLRDIVITGHNGTIDGQGQTWWKKYRQKLLNHTRGPLVQIMWSSDIVFMNITLRNSPFWTLHPYDCKNVTIRNVTILAPIFEAPNTDGIDPDSCEDMVIEDCYISVGDDAIAIKSGWDQYGIAYGRPSTNILIRNLVVRSMVSAGISIGSEMSGGVSSVTVENLLVWSSRRAVRIKTAPGRGAYVRNITYRNLTFDDVRVGIVIKTDYNEHPDEGYDPKAVPTLQDISFSGIHGQGVRVPVRIHGSEEIPVRNVTFQDMSVGLTYKKKHIFQCAFVQGRVIGTIFPAPCENLDRYDEQGKLVKLSVSQNITDIDYDF, from the exons atggtaGAGACTATTGCATCTCCACTCGCCAGTCGTTTCAATTACCAGAGGCTTGACCTTAAACGCTGCGTTCCTGCTTTTTTGTCTTCTCACAAAATCCTCTTCACTCTCCTTTGGATCGCTGCCTTCGCTTCCGTCTTTTTATGGCAACGCAATGCCGTCCGTGGTGGTTTTGCCGCTTTCTGGCATGGACCCGTCCGCCCCATCCCCAAACTGCGTCCTGTGGCTTTCAATTTGACCGATTTTGGCGCCGTCGGTGATGGTGTTACTCTAAATACCGAGGCTTTTGAGAGGGCAGTTTCGGCAATTTCGAAATTGGCCAGGAGAGGTGGCGGCCAGCTTAATGTGCCTCCTGGGAAATGGTTAACGGCACCGTTTAATTTGACTAGTCATATGACTCTGTTTCTTGCTGAGGATGCTGTTATACTTGGAATTCAG GATGAGAATTATTGGCCTTTAATGCCTCCATTGCCTTCATATGGGTATGGGAGAGAGCATCCTGGACCTCGGTATGGAAGTTTAATCCACGGTCAAAACCTCAGAGATATTGTTATAACAG GACACAATGGTACCATAGATGGACAGGGTCAAACATGGTGGAAGAAGTATCGCCAAAAGCTTCTCAACCACACTAGGGGTCCCCTTGTGCAGATAATGTGGTCAAGTGACATTGTGTTTATGAACATAACACTACGCAATTCCCCATTTTGGACACTTCATCCATATGACTGCAAGAATGTAACAATTAGGAATGTTACAATTCTGGCTCCCATTTTTGAAGCCCCAAATACTGATGGAATTGATCCTG ATTCATGTGAGGATATGGTAATTGAAGACTGTTACATAAGCGTGGGGGATGATGCAATTGCAATAAAGAGCGGATGGGATCAGTATGGAATTGCATATGGACGACCTTCAACGAATATTCTCATCCGTAATCTTGTAGTTCGCTCTATGGTCAG TGCCGGCATATCAATTGGCAGTGAGATGTCAGGTGGGGTATCAAGTGTTACCGTGGAGAACCTGCTTGTGTGGAGCTCAAGGCGTGCAGTTCGGATCAAGACTGCCCCTGGAAGAGGTGCATATGTTCGAAATATAACCTACAGGAACCTGACATTTGACGATGTAAGAGTTGGAATTGTTATCAAGACAGACTACAATGAACACCCTGATGAGGGTTATGATCCAAAGGCTGTTCCAACACTCCAGGACATAAGCTTCAGTGGAATCCATGGCCAAGGAGTTCGTGTGCCTGTTCGCATACATGGGAGCGAAGAAATTCCAGTTAGGAATGTGACTTTTCAGGATATGTCAGTGGGGTTAACTTACAAGAAAAAGCATATATTCCAGTGCGCCTTTGTTCAAGGTCGTGTTATAGGGACGATCTTCCCTGCTCCATGTGAAAACCTTGATCGATATGATGAGCAAGGAAAGCTGGTTAAGCTCTCTGTCTCCCAAAACATAACAGACATAGATTATGATTTTTGA